In Henriciella litoralis, the genomic window ATGTGCGCTGTGATAATTTTGAAATCGTAGATGATGGTGACAGAGTACGTTGCAGTGGCAATGTACAGATGACCATATTCCCGGGTGGCCGGGACAATGAGGAGATAGATGCTGATGAATAGGTTTTTGGTTGCGTGCGCAGCACTGACAGTCGCCGGAACGCCAACCGCCCTAGCACAGGTGTCTGGTCAGGGTGGTCCTATCCGGGTCAATGCCGACAGAAGTGAAGTCCTCGAGCGCCAGCGGCAGGTCATCCTCATCAAGGACGTCGACATCATGCAGGGCGATGCCCGGCTCCGCGCCGACAAGGTCACGATCAATTATGCGGCCAGCGGCGACAGCGAAACGACTGGCGCGAGCGGCGCCGGCGGGTTCGGCGACATTGAGACGATGACAGCCGAAGGCAGCGTTTTCTACGTCACCCCGGACCTCAAAGCGACGGGAACACGCGGCGTTTACGATGCCAAGGCCGACACGATCACACTGACAGGTGAAGTCGTTCTGGTCCGTGGCGAAGATGTTGCCACTGGAGAGAAACTTGTCATGCGCCTGGCAGAAGGCCGCACGACACTTGATGGCGGCCCAGGCCGCGTCCAGATGAATATCAATCCCGGTCAAGGCACGCCTGCGCCGGACGAACCATCGAATTAGGACGCCCGCGCTAAGCGGATATTAAGTCTGATAGACTAGGTAAAACACCGGGCGGCAACCATACCGCGCAAGAGTATCAAGAGGAAATTTCCTGATGACGGATGCGGCCAGCGGCCTCGTAGCTAACGGACTTGCCAAGGCATTTGGCAAGCGCACTGTCGTGAAAGACGTTTCCCTGTCTCTTCAGCGCGGCGAAGTTG contains:
- a CDS encoding LptA/OstA family protein; protein product: MNRFLVACAALTVAGTPTALAQVSGQGGPIRVNADRSEVLERQRQVILIKDVDIMQGDARLRADKVTINYAASGDSETTGASGAGGFGDIETMTAEGSVFYVTPDLKATGTRGVYDAKADTITLTGEVVLVRGEDVATGEKLVMRLAEGRTTLDGGPGRVQMNINPGQGTPAPDEPSN